A part of uncultured Campylobacter sp. genomic DNA contains:
- a CDS encoding IS1595 family transposase — protein MILSMKNKYIVRSRISEKKFREILKYFAEDIEATKMSNLTGISRISINKILKSIRILISKECEKISKFSGEIEIDESYFGAKRVRGKRGRGASGKQPVFGMLKRDGKVYTQIVKNCSANELIPILSQSSTIYSDCWKAYDGLVDYGAKEHYRVKHSKNEFANGKNHINGIENFWGYAKHRLAKFKGIKKENFLLHLKECEFRYNNSKDTRELYRILLKMIRENPLNLS, from the coding sequence ATGATTTTGTCGATGAAAAATAAATATATAGTCCGTTCCCGAATTTCGGAAAAGAAATTTAGAGAGATTTTGAAGTATTTCGCAGAGGATATAGAAGCTACTAAAATGTCAAATTTAACCGGAATTTCTAGAATTTCCATTAATAAAATTCTAAAAAGCATTAGAATTTTGATATCCAAAGAGTGTGAGAAAATAAGTAAGTTTTCGGGTGAGATAGAGATAGATGAGAGCTACTTTGGAGCTAAGAGGGTAAGGGGAAAAAGAGGCAGAGGAGCAAGCGGAAAGCAGCCGGTGTTTGGAATGCTAAAGCGTGACGGTAAGGTCTATACCCAGATAGTTAAAAACTGCTCTGCTAATGAGTTGATACCTATATTATCTCAAAGCTCTACTATCTATTCTGATTGTTGGAAGGCTTATGATGGATTAGTGGATTATGGAGCTAAAGAGCACTACAGAGTGAAGCACTCTAAAAATGAATTTGCTAACGGTAAAAATCATATAAACGGCATTGAGAATTTCTGGGGTTATGCTAAACATAGACTAGCTAAATTTAAAGGCATTAAGAAAGAGAATTTCTTGCTGCATCTAAAGGAATGCGAATTCAGATATAATAACAGCAAAGATACAAGAGAACTCTATCGTATTTTACTAAAGATGATAAGAGAGAATCCGCTTAACTTATCTTGA
- the gltX gene encoding glutamate--tRNA ligase → MIVTRFAPSPTGYLHIGGLRTALFSYLYARANGGKFLLRIEDTDLKRNSQEAAKAIEEAFKWCNLDYDGQIVYQSSRFDLYKQYVQKLLDEGKAYKCYMSKDELDELRAQQEARKERPRYDNRYRDFTGTPPAGIEPVIRIKSPLSGTIEFSDGIKGEIKFNAADILDDFIIARSDGTPTYNFTVVIDDALMGVTDVIRGDDHLSNTPKQIVLYNALGFKIPKFYHVAMINGTDGSKLSKRHGATDVMEYKRMGYLPQALLNFLVRLGWSHGDDEIFSMEEMKRYFDPNHISKSCSTFNQTKLEWLNAHYIKNSDDDELATQLVEFGVDIRSHAKKHLIAQQYKQRAKTLVEMAEGIKILLNRPSRYDEKAYKKFVTESSLSLLAKFSDTLSANLNAKECEERTMEFLDANGAKLKDLAQPLRVAITGGSVSPSIFEICEILGSDEVKTRISNLIKKGL, encoded by the coding sequence ATGATAGTAACTCGTTTTGCGCCGAGTCCTACGGGATATTTACATATCGGCGGACTTAGAACGGCACTTTTTAGTTATCTTTACGCTAGGGCAAACGGCGGCAAATTCCTGCTGCGTATTGAGGACACTGATCTGAAGCGCAATTCGCAGGAGGCTGCTAAGGCGATCGAGGAAGCCTTTAAGTGGTGCAATCTGGACTATGACGGGCAGATCGTGTATCAAAGCTCGCGCTTTGATCTTTACAAACAATACGTCCAAAAGCTGCTAGATGAGGGCAAGGCATACAAATGCTATATGAGTAAGGACGAGCTGGATGAGCTGCGCGCGCAGCAGGAAGCTCGCAAAGAGCGCCCGCGCTACGATAACCGCTATCGCGACTTTACCGGCACGCCGCCTGCTGGGATCGAGCCCGTAATCCGCATCAAATCCCCGCTTAGCGGCACGATAGAATTTAGTGACGGCATCAAGGGCGAGATAAAATTTAATGCCGCCGATATTTTGGACGATTTCATCATCGCTAGAAGCGACGGCACGCCTACGTATAACTTCACGGTCGTGATCGACGACGCGCTGATGGGCGTCACGGACGTGATCCGCGGCGACGATCATCTAAGCAACACCCCGAAGCAGATCGTGCTGTATAACGCGCTAGGCTTTAAAATCCCGAAATTTTATCATGTCGCGATGATCAACGGCACCGACGGCAGCAAGCTGAGCAAACGCCACGGCGCTACCGACGTGATGGAGTACAAGCGCATGGGCTATCTGCCGCAGGCTCTGCTAAATTTCTTAGTACGTCTGGGTTGGAGCCACGGGGATGATGAAATTTTTAGCATGGAGGAGATGAAGCGATACTTTGATCCTAACCATATCAGCAAGAGCTGTAGCACCTTCAATCAAACCAAGCTCGAGTGGCTAAATGCGCATTATATTAAAAACTCTGACGACGACGAGCTTGCCACGCAGCTTGTGGAATTCGGCGTCGATATACGCTCGCATGCGAAAAAACATCTCATCGCCCAGCAGTACAAACAGCGCGCAAAGACGCTAGTGGAGATGGCCGAGGGCATTAAAATTCTTCTAAACCGCCCGAGCCGCTATGACGAGAAGGCGTATAAGAAATTTGTAACCGAAAGTTCGCTAAGCTTACTCGCAAAATTTTCAGATACTCTAAGCGCAAATTTAAATGCAAAGGAGTGCGAGGAAAGGACGATGGAGTTTTTGGACGCAAACGGCGCCAAGCTAAAGGATCTTGCCCAGCCGCTGCGCGTTGCGATCACGGGGGGAAGCGTAAGTCCGTCGATTTTTGAAATTTGTGAAATTTTAGGAAGCGACGAAGTTAAAACGAGAATTTCAAATTTAATCAAAAAAGGATTATAA
- the gdhA gene encoding NADP-specific glutamate dehydrogenase, with protein sequence MKSYIDGLLLNLKRANPGQEVFIQASTEILYSLIPLLKRDERYVKNKILERILAPERTMMFRVVYMSDGGEPCVHTGYRIEFNSALGPYKGGLRFHPSVNLGVLKFLGFEQIFKNSLTGLNIGGAKGGANFDPKGKSDGEIMRFCQAFMLELHRLISSNTDVPAGDIGVGGREIGYMYGAYKKLTRRFDGALTGKGLSWGGSLARTEATGYGSVYFANEMLATRGDSLHGKICTISGAGNVAIYTAEKLYQMQAKPVTVSDSTGFIYDAEGIDVMLLKKLKEQLRVGLCEYIKERPNAKFIPVSAYPAGRNGVWSVPCDAAFPSATQNELNLQDVKTLYANGCRMVCEGANMPSTLEAIDFMLAQKDFLFGPAKAANAGGVATSGLEMAQNAQMASWSFEEVDSKLREIMRHIFRTSYETSKEFGAEGNLVLGSNIAGFRRVADAMLDQGLV encoded by the coding sequence ATGAAATCTTACATCGACGGCTTGCTGCTAAATTTAAAGCGCGCTAATCCCGGTCAGGAGGTCTTTATCCAGGCATCGACCGAAATTTTATACTCGCTCATACCGCTTTTAAAGCGCGACGAGAGGTATGTGAAAAATAAAATTTTAGAGCGCATTTTGGCGCCCGAGCGCACGATGATGTTTCGCGTCGTCTATATGAGCGACGGCGGCGAGCCCTGCGTGCATACGGGATATCGCATAGAGTTCAACTCCGCTCTGGGCCCTTACAAAGGCGGTCTGCGCTTTCATCCGAGCGTAAATTTGGGCGTTTTAAAATTTTTAGGGTTTGAGCAAATTTTTAAAAATTCCCTCACAGGTCTTAATATCGGCGGCGCAAAAGGGGGCGCAAATTTCGATCCCAAGGGCAAGAGTGACGGCGAGATTATGAGATTTTGTCAAGCTTTTATGCTTGAGCTTCACCGCCTAATCAGCTCCAATACCGATGTGCCCGCGGGCGACATCGGCGTGGGCGGCCGCGAGATCGGCTATATGTACGGCGCGTATAAAAAGCTCACCCGCAGATTCGACGGCGCGCTTACGGGCAAGGGGCTAAGCTGGGGCGGTAGCCTTGCGCGCACCGAGGCTACGGGCTACGGCTCGGTCTATTTTGCAAACGAGATGCTTGCTACCAGAGGCGATTCGCTGCACGGCAAAATTTGCACGATCTCGGGAGCAGGTAATGTCGCGATCTACACAGCCGAAAAGCTCTATCAGATGCAGGCTAAGCCCGTTACAGTAAGCGATTCTACGGGCTTTATCTATGACGCCGAGGGAATCGACGTAATGCTTCTTAAAAAGCTAAAAGAGCAGCTGCGCGTGGGGCTTTGCGAATATATCAAGGAGCGTCCTAACGCAAAATTTATCCCCGTAAGCGCCTATCCCGCGGGGCGTAACGGCGTGTGGAGCGTGCCGTGCGACGCCGCGTTTCCGAGCGCTACGCAAAACGAGCTTAATCTGCAAGACGTAAAGACTCTCTATGCCAACGGATGTCGCATGGTTTGCGAGGGCGCGAATATGCCAAGCACGCTTGAAGCGATCGATTTTATGCTCGCGCAAAAAGACTTTCTTTTCGGCCCTGCGAAGGCGGCGAATGCGGGCGGCGTGGCTACAAGCGGGCTTGAGATGGCGCAAAACGCGCAGATGGCGTCGTGGAGCTTCGAGGAGGTCGATAGTAAGCTGCGCGAGATTATGCGCCACATATTTCGCACCAGCTACGAGACCTCGAAGGAATTCGGCGCGGAGGGCAACCTCGTGTTGGGCTCAAACATCGCGGGCTTTCGCCGCGTAGCCGATGCGATGCTGGATCAAGGTCTGGTTTAA
- a CDS encoding MqnA/MqnD/SBP family protein gives MLLGKIDYLNLLPFHVFLKSLPLPSYVKKSIEFKKGVPSKLCADLYYRRIDAAVISSVESRHAKYCKLPLGIVAKREVLSVLVRKNSAPRLDPASMSSNMLARVLDLSGEVLIGDNALKALLSQGRDKFYDLGEIWQQRTGLPFVFGRLCCVKNDKAYARLATKFLRSRIKIPRYILQSYALSRGIKEREILNYLKFIGYKIGVREELALKKFIAKAKKLKFNPVQKEEL, from the coding sequence ATGTTATTAGGCAAAATCGATTATCTAAATTTGCTCCCTTTTCACGTATTTTTAAAATCCCTTCCGCTGCCGTCCTATGTCAAAAAATCGATAGAATTTAAAAAAGGGGTGCCGAGCAAACTCTGCGCCGATCTTTATTATAGGCGCATAGACGCTGCGGTAATCTCCAGCGTTGAAAGCCGCCACGCAAAATATTGCAAACTGCCTCTGGGAATCGTCGCAAAGCGCGAAGTGCTAAGCGTACTCGTGCGCAAAAACTCGGCGCCCAGGCTTGATCCCGCGTCGATGAGCTCAAATATGCTAGCTCGCGTGCTAGATCTTAGCGGCGAGGTGCTAATCGGCGATAATGCTCTAAAGGCGCTGCTTTCGCAGGGCAGAGATAAATTCTACGATCTGGGCGAAATTTGGCAGCAGCGCACGGGCTTGCCCTTTGTTTTCGGGCGGCTGTGCTGCGTGAAAAACGACAAGGCTTACGCGCGCCTGGCGACGAAATTTTTGCGTTCGCGCATTAAAATTCCAAGATATATCCTGCAAAGCTACGCCCTTTCGCGCGGCATAAAAGAGCGCGAAATTTTAAATTATCTGAAATTTATCGGCTATAAAATCGGCGTCCGCGAGGAGCTGGCGCTGAAAAAATTTATCGCCAAAGCCAAAAAATTAAAATTTAATCCGGTTCAAAAGGAGGAACTATGA
- a CDS encoding malic enzyme-like NAD(P)-binding protein, which produces MAKVNVEAALKYHIGGKIGTNVKTPCATAEDLALAYTPGVAEPCKVIEGDHEAAFKYTNKANLVAVITNGTAVLGLGDIGAIAGKPVMEGKAVLFKKFGGVDAFDIEIDEKDPKKIIEICKALAPTFGGINLEDIKAPECFEIERELQKAVDIPVMHDDQHGTAMITGAGLINAALISGKKIEDMKIVVSGSGAAGIACAKMYRNLGAKHIIMLDSKGVIHKGRTDLTEQKKEFALDTADRTLEDAMKGADMFLGLSKPGVLTKEMVKTMSPHPIIFALANPVPEIYPSEVEEVRNDAIVGTGRSDFANQINNVLGFPYIFRGALDVRAKKITENMKIAAARAMADLAREEVPAEIRKMLGKDSLKFGKDYVIPNPFDPRVFAVISTAVAKAAVDDGVARIKEFDAAAYKKSLEAKKL; this is translated from the coding sequence ATGGCTAAAGTAAACGTTGAAGCGGCTTTGAAGTACCACATAGGCGGTAAAATCGGAACGAATGTAAAAACCCCGTGCGCTACTGCGGAGGATTTGGCGCTTGCATATACGCCAGGCGTCGCGGAGCCTTGCAAGGTGATCGAAGGTGATCACGAGGCTGCGTTTAAATACACGAATAAAGCCAATCTCGTAGCCGTCATCACTAACGGCACGGCGGTTTTGGGGCTTGGTGATATCGGCGCAATCGCCGGAAAGCCCGTAATGGAGGGTAAAGCAGTTTTGTTTAAAAAATTCGGCGGCGTCGATGCGTTTGACATCGAGATCGACGAAAAAGATCCTAAAAAGATAATTGAAATTTGCAAAGCGCTTGCACCTACATTCGGCGGTATAAATTTAGAGGATATCAAAGCTCCCGAGTGCTTCGAGATCGAGCGCGAGCTACAAAAAGCCGTCGATATCCCCGTCATGCACGACGATCAGCACGGCACCGCGATGATTACGGGCGCAGGGCTAATCAATGCAGCCCTTATCAGCGGCAAAAAGATCGAGGATATGAAGATCGTAGTCAGCGGCTCGGGCGCTGCTGGCATAGCGTGTGCAAAGATGTATCGTAATTTAGGCGCTAAACATATCATAATGCTCGATTCCAAAGGGGTGATCCACAAGGGCCGCACCGATCTTACCGAGCAAAAGAAAGAATTTGCCCTAGACACTGCAGATCGCACGCTAGAGGATGCGATGAAGGGCGCGGATATGTTTTTGGGTCTTAGCAAGCCGGGCGTTTTAACCAAAGAGATGGTAAAGACTATGTCACCGCATCCGATCATTTTTGCGCTTGCAAATCCGGTACCCGAAATTTATCCAAGCGAGGTCGAGGAAGTAAGAAACGACGCGATCGTAGGCACGGGCAGAAGCGACTTCGCAAATCAGATCAATAACGTTTTGGGCTTTCCGTATATCTTCCGCGGCGCGCTTGACGTAAGAGCCAAAAAGATCACCGAAAATATGAAGATTGCGGCCGCTCGCGCGATGGCGGATCTTGCTCGCGAAGAGGTTCCTGCAGAAATCCGCAAGATGCTGGGCAAAGATAGCTTAAAATTCGGCAAAGACTACGTGATCCCAAATCCTTTCGATCCGCGCGTATTTGCCGTGATCTCGACGGCGGTTGCAAAAGCTGCGGTGGATGACGGCGTCGCTCGCATCAAAGAGTTCGACGCTGCGGCTTATAAAAAAAGCCTAGAAGCCAAAAAGCTATGA
- a CDS encoding nicotinate phosphoribosyltransferase yields MKDLALLTDFYQLSMMQGYFFTKPDQTAVFDVFYRKNPSGGGYAIFCGLNEVVDYIENLKFSDDDIAYLKSLNFFKPEFLEFLRGFKFSGEIYAMDEGQIVFPHEPLIRVKANIMEAQLIETAILNTINFQTLVATKSSRINFSAQGDSVMEFGLRRAQGRSAGIYGAKAAIIGGCSATSNVLAAKKFDVPTIGTHSHSWIQSFDSELEAFRAYAKIYPNSTLLLVDTYDTLASGVPNAITVFKELRTSGHEPLGIRIDSGDLEYLTKQARKMLDAAGFKNAKITASNDLDEYAIDQLKLFDAKIDSWGIGTRLITGGDSSSLGGVYKLSGIEKDGEIVAKIKISNDPRKINNPGYKQVFRLYDKDNGMALADLITLEGESIDESAPLEIFHPLYTYKRKILTNFSAHKLLRPVFKEGKFVGARRTVSEIARFSKEQKSKFWLEHLRNVHPQSYKVDLSQKLWDIRKSLINECNLNLKEKYV; encoded by the coding sequence ATGAAAGATTTGGCTTTACTTACCGATTTTTATCAGCTTAGTATGATGCAGGGCTATTTTTTTACAAAGCCCGATCAGACGGCGGTTTTTGATGTTTTTTATCGCAAAAACCCAAGCGGCGGCGGTTACGCGATATTTTGCGGCTTAAACGAGGTCGTGGATTATATCGAAAATCTCAAATTTAGTGATGACGACATCGCATATCTAAAAAGTCTAAATTTCTTTAAGCCGGAATTCTTGGAATTTCTAAGAGGCTTTAAATTTAGCGGCGAAATTTACGCGATGGATGAGGGGCAGATCGTATTTCCGCACGAGCCGCTGATCCGCGTCAAAGCAAACATTATGGAAGCGCAGCTCATCGAGACTGCAATCCTAAATACTATAAATTTCCAAACTCTAGTCGCTACGAAAAGCTCGCGTATAAACTTTAGCGCTCAGGGCGATTCGGTGATGGAGTTTGGCTTGCGCCGCGCTCAGGGGCGAAGTGCGGGCATCTACGGCGCAAAAGCTGCGATTATAGGCGGCTGCAGTGCCACGTCAAACGTGCTCGCCGCAAAGAAATTTGACGTCCCTACGATCGGCACCCACTCGCACTCTTGGATTCAGAGCTTTGATAGCGAGCTGGAGGCGTTTCGCGCCTACGCTAAAATTTATCCGAACAGCACGCTTTTGCTCGTCGATACCTACGATACTCTCGCTAGCGGCGTACCGAATGCGATTACGGTTTTTAAAGAGCTGCGCACCAGCGGTCATGAGCCGCTTGGAATCCGCATAGATTCGGGCGATCTGGAGTATCTGACCAAGCAGGCGCGTAAGATGCTCGACGCGGCGGGCTTTAAGAACGCAAAGATCACAGCGTCGAATGATCTGGACGAATACGCGATCGATCAGCTTAAGCTTTTCGACGCTAAAATCGATAGCTGGGGGATCGGCACGAGGCTTATTACCGGCGGAGACAGTTCGAGTCTAGGCGGCGTGTATAAGCTAAGCGGTATCGAAAAAGATGGCGAGATCGTGGCTAAGATCAAAATTTCAAACGATCCGCGCAAGATCAACAATCCTGGCTACAAGCAGGTCTTTAGACTCTACGACAAAGATAACGGCATGGCGCTTGCCGATCTGATCACGCTTGAGGGAGAGAGCATAGACGAGAGCGCGCCGCTTGAAATTTTTCATCCGCTTTACACCTACAAGCGTAAAATTTTAACGAATTTCAGCGCGCATAAGCTCTTACGTCCCGTTTTCAAGGAAGGCAAATTCGTAGGCGCCCGCCGCACGGTAAGCGAGATCGCGCGTTTTAGCAAGGAGCAGAAGAGTAAATTTTGGCTTGAGCACCTTCGTAACGTCCATCCGCAGAGCTACAAAGTGGATCTCTCTCAAAAGCTTTGGGATATCCGAAAATCACTCATCAACGAGTGCAACCTCAATTTAAAGGAAAAATATGTTTAA
- a CDS encoding peptidylprolyl isomerase, with the protein MIKKLLFSAMICVICANAEVVNGVIAVVDNEPITGYELAKVQKLTGASPQAAMEILIGQKLQQSEIKRRGIAVNDAEIDARLKAIADQNKLSLDQLKTAVQKQGINYDDFKANVRRTLLEEKLYGSIFADIQHRTTPENVKKFYSQNSSLFTTFDSITLTRYIAKSQAPLDKIRANPKLRPSDVYVMKGTLKANQMDEGLKYIVTNVEQGKFSPIIPTRNGYEMFYVNDKKGLRTLDFDSVQEKAIEGYVTSERKKAVTEFNDRLRSNANIRIIERPQAKAQGAKTAPKVKVQKRQ; encoded by the coding sequence ATGATAAAGAAACTGCTTTTTTCCGCAATGATCTGTGTTATTTGTGCAAATGCCGAAGTAGTAAACGGCGTCATCGCCGTGGTAGATAATGAGCCGATCACCGGCTACGAACTAGCCAAAGTTCAAAAACTAACGGGCGCTTCGCCGCAAGCCGCGATGGAAATTTTAATCGGGCAAAAGCTGCAACAATCCGAGATTAAACGCCGCGGCATCGCGGTAAATGATGCGGAGATCGACGCGAGGCTCAAAGCGATCGCCGATCAAAATAAGCTTAGCTTAGACCAGCTCAAAACCGCCGTGCAAAAGCAAGGTATAAACTACGATGACTTTAAAGCAAATGTCCGCCGCACACTACTTGAAGAAAAGCTCTATGGCTCGATATTCGCAGACATACAGCACCGCACGACTCCCGAAAATGTCAAAAAATTCTACAGCCAAAATAGTTCATTATTTACGACTTTCGACAGCATCACACTCACCCGCTATATCGCAAAATCGCAAGCTCCGCTCGATAAGATCCGCGCAAATCCGAAGCTCCGCCCAAGCGATGTGTATGTGATGAAGGGCACCCTCAAGGCCAATCAAATGGACGAGGGGCTCAAATACATCGTCACGAATGTTGAACAGGGCAAATTTTCGCCGATAATCCCTACGCGCAACGGCTACGAGATGTTTTACGTAAACGACAAAAAAGGACTTCGTACGCTTGATTTTGACAGCGTGCAAGAAAAGGCAATCGAAGGCTACGTGACCTCTGAGCGCAAAAAGGCGGTCACCGAGTTCAACGACAGACTCCGCTCAAACGCCAATATCCGCATCATCGAGCGCCCGCAGGCAAAAGCGCAAGGCGCAAAAACCGCCCCAAAAGTTAAAGTGCAAAAAAGGCAATAA